One Telluria mixta DNA window includes the following coding sequences:
- the eno gene encoding phosphopyruvate hydratase, with protein sequence MSAIVDIIGREIIDSRGNPTVECDVLLESGVMGRAAVPSGASTGSREAIELRDGDPKRYFGKGVLQACENINTEISEAIMGLDANEQAFLDRTLIDLDGTENKSRLGANAMLAVSMAVAKAAAEEAGLPLYRYFGGSGAMQMPVPMMNVINGGAHADNNLDIQEFMIIPVGAPSFKEAVRYGAEVFHTLKKILHSKGLNTAVGDEGGFAPSVANHEEAIKLIMQAIEQAGYVAGQDIAIGLDCAASEFYKDGKYVLEGEGGLQLSAQDFTNMLATWCDKYPIVSIEDAMAEGDWEGWATLTAALGKKVQLVGDDLFVTNTKILKEGIQKGIGNSILIKINQIGTLTETFAAIEMAKRAGYTAVISHRSGETEDSTIADIAVGMNALQIKTGSLSRSDRMAKYNQLLRIEEDLGDIASYPGRDAFYNLK encoded by the coding sequence ATGAGTGCTATCGTTGATATCATCGGCCGCGAAATCATCGACTCGCGCGGCAATCCGACCGTCGAGTGCGATGTGCTGCTGGAATCCGGCGTGATGGGCCGTGCCGCCGTCCCGTCGGGCGCATCGACCGGTTCGCGCGAAGCCATCGAGCTGCGCGACGGCGATCCGAAGCGTTACTTCGGCAAGGGCGTGCTGCAGGCCTGCGAGAACATCAACACCGAGATCAGCGAAGCCATCATGGGCCTGGACGCCAACGAACAGGCATTCCTGGACCGCACCCTGATCGACCTGGACGGCACCGAGAACAAGAGCCGCCTGGGCGCGAACGCGATGCTGGCCGTCTCCATGGCCGTCGCCAAGGCCGCCGCTGAAGAAGCCGGCCTGCCGCTGTACCGCTACTTCGGCGGTTCGGGCGCGATGCAGATGCCGGTGCCGATGATGAACGTCATCAACGGCGGCGCGCACGCCGACAACAACCTGGACATCCAGGAATTCATGATCATCCCGGTCGGCGCTCCGTCGTTCAAGGAAGCCGTGCGCTACGGCGCCGAGGTGTTCCACACCCTGAAGAAGATCCTGCACAGCAAGGGCCTGAACACGGCCGTCGGCGACGAAGGCGGCTTTGCTCCGTCCGTCGCGAACCATGAAGAAGCCATCAAGCTGATCATGCAAGCGATCGAGCAGGCAGGCTACGTGGCCGGCCAGGACATCGCCATCGGCCTGGACTGCGCCGCCAGCGAGTTCTACAAGGACGGCAAGTACGTGCTGGAAGGCGAAGGCGGCCTGCAGCTGTCGGCCCAGGACTTCACCAACATGCTGGCCACCTGGTGCGACAAGTACCCGATCGTCTCGATCGAGGACGCCATGGCCGAAGGCGACTGGGAAGGCTGGGCAACGCTGACCGCCGCCCTGGGCAAGAAGGTGCAACTGGTGGGCGACGACCTGTTCGTCACCAACACCAAGATCCTGAAAGAAGGCATCCAGAAGGGCATCGGCAACTCGATCCTGATCAAGATCAACCAGATCGGCACCCTGACCGAGACCTTCGCCGCCATCGAGATGGCCAAGCGCGCTGGCTACACGGCCGTGATCTCGCACCGTTCGGGCGAGACCGAAGACTCGACCATCGCCGACATCGCCGTCGGCATGAACGCCCTGCAGATCAAGACGGGCTCGCTGTCGCGTTCGGACCGCATGGCCAAGTACAACCAGCTGCTGCGCATCGAGGAAGACCTGGGCGACATCGCCAGCTACCCGGGCCGCGATGCTTTCTATAACCTGAAGTAA
- the ftsB gene encoding cell division protein FtsB codes for MRLITLALAALLLLIQYPLWLGKGGWLTVADLESQVAASRAKTEQLKARNAKLESEVRDLKDGLGAVEERARYELGMIKSNEIFVQVLRKDEKPAVMMTEPPPPPPPKVKKGTP; via the coding sequence ATGCGTCTCATCACCCTTGCCCTGGCAGCCCTGCTGCTGCTGATCCAGTATCCCCTGTGGTTGGGGAAGGGCGGCTGGCTTACCGTGGCCGACCTGGAATCCCAGGTGGCGGCCTCCCGTGCCAAGACCGAACAGCTGAAAGCCCGCAATGCCAAGCTGGAATCGGAAGTGCGCGACCTGAAGGATGGCCTCGGCGCCGTCGAGGAACGCGCGCGCTACGAACTGGGCATGATCAAGTCGAACGAGATCTTCGTGCAGGTATTGCGCAAGGACGAGAAGCCGGCCGTCATGATGACGGAACCGCCGCCGCCACCGCCGCCGAAGGTCAAGAAGGGCACGCCATGA
- a CDS encoding helix-turn-helix domain-containing transcriptional regulator translates to MTPTDASPPALDTLEAVAGYLAAAFDAGDPETMTEALKLVARSAGLTHLAAAAGLQRDLLAAAMNRGEMGLDSLLAIMKVIDLHRPADGAPN, encoded by the coding sequence ATGACCCCCACGGATGCTTCCCCGCCGGCGCTCGATACGCTCGAGGCCGTCGCAGGCTATCTCGCCGCCGCGTTCGATGCCGGCGATCCCGAGACCATGACGGAGGCGCTGAAGCTCGTCGCGCGCTCCGCGGGCCTCACGCACCTGGCCGCCGCGGCCGGCCTGCAGCGCGACCTGCTCGCCGCCGCCATGAATCGCGGCGAGATGGGCCTCGACAGTCTGCTGGCGATCATGAAGGTCATCGACTTGCACCGTCCGGCCGACGGCGCGCCCAACTGA
- a CDS encoding PAAR domain-containing protein → MKSVRANDAASNANTAAPRSKVIARYPIATIGSRTRRGGEVVLASRGEPADDYRIACVGDRVRYPDGSESVIVSGAGHASTYANRPIALVGSHIANGDRIVARAESIGEIVVMEGEPIPGLLEPGYAPPAAVGASA, encoded by the coding sequence ATGAAATCAGTACGTGCCAATGATGCAGCGTCCAACGCCAACACAGCCGCGCCCCGTAGTAAAGTCATCGCCCGCTACCCCATCGCCACGATCGGCTCGCGCACCCGCCGCGGCGGTGAAGTCGTGCTCGCGTCGCGGGGCGAGCCTGCCGACGATTACCGCATCGCCTGCGTCGGCGACCGGGTGCGCTATCCGGACGGCAGCGAGAGCGTGATCGTGTCGGGTGCCGGGCATGCGTCGACGTATGCGAACCGGCCGATCGCCCTCGTGGGCAGCCATATCGCGAACGGCGACCGCATCGTCGCGCGCGCGGAGAGCATCGGCGAGATCGTCGTCATGGAAGGAGAACCGATTCCCGGCCTGCTGGAGCCGGGTTATGCGCCGCCGGCCGCCGTCGGGGCCAGCGCCTGA
- a CDS encoding Dps family protein, protein MSSNINIGISTEDRANIANALSRVLADSYMLYLKTHNFHWNVTGPMFQTLHIMFMEQYTELWNALDNIAERIRALGHFAPGTYARFVELSSIKEEAGVPNAQEMIRQLVDGQEALIRTVREAFKIADEANDQPSAGMLSDRMEIHEKNAWMLRSFLENGQSA, encoded by the coding sequence ATGAGCAGCAACATCAATATCGGCATCAGCACCGAAGACCGCGCGAACATTGCCAATGCCCTGTCGCGCGTCCTCGCCGACAGCTACATGCTGTACCTGAAGACCCATAACTTCCACTGGAACGTGACGGGTCCGATGTTCCAGACGCTGCACATCATGTTCATGGAACAGTACACGGAACTGTGGAACGCGCTGGACAATATCGCCGAACGCATCCGCGCCCTGGGCCATTTCGCACCGGGTACTTATGCCCGCTTCGTGGAACTGTCGTCCATCAAGGAAGAAGCCGGTGTGCCGAACGCACAGGAAATGATCCGCCAACTGGTCGATGGCCAGGAAGCGCTGATCCGCACCGTGCGCGAAGCGTTCAAGATCGCCGACGAGGCCAATGACCAGCCGAGCGCCGGCATGCTGAGCGACCGCATGGAGATCCACGAAAAAAATGCGTGGATGCTGCGTTCCTTCCTCGAGAACGGCCAGTCTGCCTGA
- the hslO gene encoding Hsp33 family molecular chaperone HslO: protein MTTDTSKDTLQKFIFDNAAVRGELVEISNAWREIQSRHVYPKAVRALLGEMVAAAALLSANLKFNGSIVMQIHGDGLVKLLVVECDANLRMRATAKLSEGAEVPDDASVAQLLNQHGRGRFVITLDPQDKVPGQQPYQGVVPLVGEDMATVIENYMLRSEQMDTKLWLAADEHVARGLLLQKLPRNSNVEGQVKQASEEEDLETWTRAIMLGQTLKQEELLTTDVETLLRRLFWEETIRVFDPLHPEFHCSCSREKVGNMLKMLGKEEVESALHDLGELGINCDFCGKHYGFDAVDCAQLFASDTTADGLTPASSVKH, encoded by the coding sequence ATGACGACTGATACCAGCAAGGACACCCTCCAGAAATTTATCTTCGACAACGCAGCCGTGCGCGGCGAGCTCGTCGAGATCTCCAATGCGTGGCGCGAGATCCAGTCGCGCCACGTCTACCCGAAGGCGGTGCGCGCCTTGCTGGGCGAAATGGTCGCCGCGGCGGCGCTGTTGTCCGCCAACCTCAAGTTCAACGGCTCGATCGTCATGCAGATCCATGGCGACGGCCTGGTGAAGCTGCTCGTCGTCGAGTGCGACGCGAACCTGCGCATGCGCGCCACCGCCAAGCTGAGCGAAGGCGCCGAGGTGCCGGACGACGCGTCCGTCGCCCAGTTGCTGAACCAGCACGGCCGCGGCCGCTTCGTGATCACGCTCGACCCGCAGGACAAGGTCCCGGGCCAGCAGCCGTACCAGGGCGTCGTACCGCTCGTCGGCGAAGACATGGCGACCGTCATCGAGAACTACATGCTGCGCTCGGAACAGATGGATACCAAGCTGTGGCTGGCGGCCGACGAGCATGTCGCACGCGGCCTGCTGCTGCAAAAGTTGCCGCGCAATTCCAATGTCGAAGGCCAGGTCAAGCAGGCCAGCGAGGAAGAAGACCTCGAGACGTGGACCCGCGCCATCATGCTGGGCCAGACCTTGAAGCAGGAAGAACTGCTCACGACCGACGTGGAAACGCTGCTCCGCCGCCTGTTCTGGGAAGAGACGATCCGCGTGTTCGACCCGCTGCATCCGGAATTCCACTGCTCGTGCTCGCGCGAAAAAGTCGGCAACATGCTCAAGATGCTGGGTAAGGAAGAAGTCGAGTCCGCCCTGCACGACCTGGGTGAGCTGGGCATCAACTGCGACTTCTGCGGCAAGCACTACGGCTTCGACGCCGTCGACTGCGCGCAATTGTTCGCCAGCGACACGACGGCCGACGGTTTGACGCCCGCGTCCAGCGTGAAGCACTGA
- a CDS encoding gamma carbonic anhydrase family protein encodes MAIYQLGEDAPEIDPSAYIADSANLIGKVTVEADASVWSGVTIRGDNERITIGTGSNVQEGTVMHTDMGFPLVLGKNVTVGHQAMLHGCTVGDGALIGIQAVVLNGAKIGKGCLVGAGAVVTEGKEFPDGSLILGAPAKVVRTLTEDDLLRLQRSAESYIERGKRFKAELKKIG; translated from the coding sequence ATGGCGATTTACCAGCTGGGCGAAGATGCGCCCGAGATCGATCCTTCGGCCTATATCGCCGATTCCGCCAACCTGATCGGCAAAGTGACGGTCGAGGCGGATGCCTCGGTATGGTCCGGCGTAACGATCCGCGGCGACAACGAGCGCATCACGATCGGCACCGGCAGCAATGTCCAGGAAGGCACGGTGATGCACACGGACATGGGCTTTCCGCTCGTGCTCGGCAAGAACGTCACCGTCGGCCACCAGGCGATGCTGCACGGCTGCACTGTCGGCGACGGCGCGCTGATCGGCATCCAGGCCGTGGTGCTGAACGGCGCGAAGATCGGCAAGGGCTGCCTCGTGGGAGCCGGCGCTGTGGTCACCGAAGGCAAGGAATTCCCGGACGGTTCGCTGATCCTGGGCGCCCCGGCCAAGGTGGTACGCACGCTTACGGAAGACGACCTGCTCCGCCTGCAGCGCAGCGCCGAAAGCTATATCGAGCGCGGCAAACGCTTCAAGGCGGAGCTCAAGAAAATCGGATAA
- a CDS encoding alpha/beta fold hydrolase has translation MTPSRSEFLTIRGLRTHVRHWGREGAPKLFMAHGWMDMSASFQFVVDALAGDWHVIAHDWRGFGLTERSGNDTYWFPDYFADLEAILDHYSPGEPVNLLGHSMGGNIVSVYAGVRPERIAKLINLEGFGLPATRPEQAPGRYAKWLDEVKAPPTMRGYASLDEVATRLQKTNPRLPAARAAFLAQHWAARNAQGEWEILGDPAHKMPGPLLYQVEEVLACWRRITAPVLWVEAEHTDMWRWMGPKEEARHEVDRRLAQLAKVTPRMMPDAGHMLHHDQPEVLARMIEEFLAA, from the coding sequence ATGACACCGTCCCGCTCCGAATTCCTCACCATCCGCGGCCTGCGCACCCACGTCCGCCACTGGGGCCGCGAGGGCGCGCCCAAGCTGTTCATGGCACATGGCTGGATGGACATGTCGGCGTCGTTCCAGTTCGTCGTCGACGCGCTGGCCGGCGACTGGCACGTGATCGCCCACGACTGGCGCGGCTTCGGCCTCACCGAGCGCTCCGGCAACGACACGTACTGGTTTCCCGACTACTTCGCCGACCTGGAAGCGATCCTCGACCATTATTCGCCCGGCGAGCCCGTGAACCTGCTGGGCCACAGCATGGGTGGCAACATCGTGAGCGTGTATGCGGGCGTGCGGCCGGAGCGCATTGCGAAGCTGATCAACCTGGAAGGTTTCGGGTTGCCTGCGACGCGCCCCGAACAGGCGCCCGGCCGCTACGCCAAGTGGCTCGACGAAGTGAAGGCGCCGCCCACCATGCGCGGCTACGCCAGCCTGGACGAGGTGGCGACGCGCCTGCAGAAGACGAACCCGCGCCTGCCCGCCGCTCGCGCCGCCTTCCTCGCGCAGCACTGGGCCGCACGGAATGCGCAAGGCGAATGGGAAATCCTGGGCGACCCGGCGCACAAGATGCCGGGGCCGCTGCTGTACCAGGTGGAAGAGGTGCTCGCGTGCTGGCGCCGCATCACGGCGCCCGTGCTGTGGGTCGAGGCCGAGCACACGGACATGTGGCGCTGGATGGGTCCGAAGGAAGAGGCCCGCCACGAAGTCGACCGCCGGCTCGCGCAACTGGCGAAGGTCACGCCGCGCATGATGCCGGACGCGGGCCACATGCTGCATCACGATCAACCGGAAGTGCTGGCGCGCATGATCGAGGAATTCCTGGCGGCGTGA
- a CDS encoding 3',5'-nucleoside bisphosphate phosphatase, which yields MKVDLHCHSNVSDGVLAPAAVAAYARKGGVDAWALTDHDEIGGIKAARAKAQELGMRFVPGVEISVTWAGETIHVVGLQVDEDNPTLVQGLAATRHGRDARGREIAAQLDQAGIPNAYEGALKYVGNPDLLSRTHFARYLCEVGACSTTSEVFRRYLTEGKPGYVPHRWATLADAMGWIRAAGGVPVIAHPGRYRFDATAEGALFDEFKQLGGNAIEVVTGSHTPDQYATYAEVARRYGFLASRGTDFHAPGESRVEFDQLPPLPSGVTPVWHDWF from the coding sequence ATGAAAGTCGACCTCCACTGCCACTCCAACGTCTCCGACGGCGTGCTCGCACCCGCCGCCGTGGCCGCGTATGCCCGCAAGGGCGGTGTCGACGCATGGGCGCTGACGGATCACGACGAGATCGGGGGCATCAAGGCCGCGCGCGCCAAGGCGCAGGAACTGGGCATGCGCTTCGTGCCGGGCGTGGAGATTTCCGTGACGTGGGCCGGCGAGACCATCCACGTCGTCGGTCTGCAGGTCGATGAAGACAATCCAACCCTCGTGCAAGGCCTGGCAGCCACGCGCCACGGGCGCGACGCGCGCGGGCGCGAGATCGCGGCGCAGCTCGACCAGGCCGGCATCCCGAATGCCTACGAAGGCGCGCTGAAATACGTCGGCAACCCGGACCTGCTGTCGCGCACCCACTTCGCGCGCTATCTGTGCGAGGTCGGCGCGTGTTCGACCACGTCGGAAGTGTTCCGCCGCTATCTCACGGAAGGCAAGCCGGGCTACGTGCCGCACCGCTGGGCCACGCTGGCCGACGCGATGGGCTGGATCCGCGCGGCCGGCGGCGTCCCCGTGATCGCGCACCCGGGCCGCTACCGCTTCGACGCGACGGCCGAGGGCGCGCTGTTCGACGAGTTCAAGCAGCTGGGCGGCAATGCGATCGAGGTCGTCACGGGCAGCCATACGCCGGACCAGTACGCGACGTATGCCGAGGTGGCGCGGCGCTACGGCTTCCTCGCGTCGCGCGGGACGGATTTCCACGCGCCGGGGGAGTCGCGCGTCGAGTTCGACCAGTTGCCGCCATTGCCGAGTGGCGTCACGCCGGTTTGGCATGATTGGTTCTAA